From one Cupriavidus sp. P-10 genomic stretch:
- a CDS encoding LysR family transcriptional regulator yields MHWLGWIRFFEAAARHESFVRAAEELHLTHGAVSRQIRQLEDTLGVALFERRNRGVFLTEAGRTLFAAASQSMEILAGAAARIRTQPPGRALVLSCEPTVAMRWLIPRLPRFAARHPDIPLHLMAAGGPIDFARSGADLALRRNDFAFEARWHAREVAQEWVGPVCRPLLAQGAAAVPARLHTRTRPDAWQRWLAAAGPAAQAARFEGDAWYEHFYLSLQAAAAGLGWAMASRLMAADEIADGRLAAPFGFTPDGSAYHLLSPAPFENDTRRLLLLAWLREEAQATLAMPGALPEAPPPAPTDA; encoded by the coding sequence ATGCACTGGCTGGGCTGGATCCGATTCTTCGAGGCTGCCGCACGGCACGAGAGCTTCGTGCGCGCGGCCGAGGAGCTGCACCTGACCCACGGCGCGGTCAGCCGGCAGATCCGCCAGCTGGAGGACACGCTCGGCGTGGCGCTGTTCGAGCGGCGCAACCGAGGCGTCTTCCTTACCGAGGCGGGGCGCACGCTGTTTGCCGCCGCCTCGCAGTCGATGGAGATCCTGGCCGGCGCCGCCGCGCGCATCCGCACCCAGCCGCCTGGCCGCGCGCTGGTGCTGTCGTGCGAGCCGACCGTGGCGATGCGCTGGCTGATCCCGCGGTTGCCGCGGTTTGCCGCACGCCACCCCGACATCCCGCTGCACCTGATGGCGGCCGGCGGGCCGATCGATTTCGCGCGCAGTGGCGCCGACCTGGCGCTGCGGCGCAATGATTTCGCCTTTGAGGCGCGCTGGCATGCGCGCGAGGTGGCGCAGGAATGGGTCGGGCCGGTCTGCCGCCCGCTGCTGGCCCAGGGCGCCGCAGCCGTGCCGGCACGGCTGCATACGCGCACCCGGCCCGATGCGTGGCAACGCTGGCTGGCGGCGGCCGGCCCCGCGGCGCAAGCCGCCAGGTTCGAGGGCGATGCCTGGTACGAGCACTTCTACCTGAGCCTGCAGGCCGCTGCCGCAGGGCTCGGCTGGGCCATGGCTTCCCGGCTGATGGCCGCCGACGAGATCGCCGACGGGCGCCTGGCCGCTCCGTTCGGCTTCACGCCGGATGGATCGGCGTACCATCTGTTGTCGCCGGCGCCGTTCGAGAACGACACGCGCCGGCTGCTGCTGCTGGCGTGGCTGCGCGAAGAGGCGCAGGCCACGCTGGCCATGCCTGGCGCACTCCCCGAGGCACCACCGCCGGCCCCGACAGACGCCTGA
- a CDS encoding LysE family transporter: MIPVAESLAVAAVTVLAVVSPGPDFAMVTRNSYLYGRRAGLLSASGIALGVQVHVLYTMFGVALLMAHAHGVLTVVKALGAAYLVWIGVQTLRRRAPLAVDLHGAPALRPAAALRMGFLTNALNPKCTLFVVSTYTQVVDAHTPVPVQFGYGGFMSLAHLAWFSLVACVFTAPALRAAMLRRQRLLDGAIGSALCGLGVALGLSNLA; the protein is encoded by the coding sequence ATGATTCCAGTCGCCGAATCGCTGGCGGTCGCCGCCGTGACCGTGCTCGCGGTGGTCAGCCCCGGCCCGGACTTCGCCATGGTGACCCGCAACAGCTACCTGTACGGCCGCCGCGCCGGGCTGCTCAGTGCCTCCGGGATCGCGCTGGGGGTTCAGGTCCATGTGCTGTACACGATGTTCGGCGTGGCGCTGCTGATGGCGCACGCGCACGGCGTGCTGACGGTTGTGAAGGCGCTGGGCGCGGCCTACCTGGTGTGGATCGGCGTGCAGACACTGCGCCGGCGCGCGCCGCTGGCGGTCGACCTGCACGGCGCGCCGGCACTGCGTCCGGCCGCGGCCTTGAGGATGGGCTTCCTCACCAATGCGCTGAACCCGAAATGCACCCTGTTCGTCGTCAGCACCTATACGCAGGTGGTGGATGCGCATACCCCGGTGCCGGTGCAGTTCGGCTATGGCGGGTTCATGTCGCTGGCGCATCTGGCGTGGTTCAGCCTGGTGGCCTGTGTGTTCACCGCGCCGGCGCTGCGGGCGGCGATGCTGCGCCGGCAGCGGCTGCTGGACGGCGCCATCGGCTCGGCACTGTGCGGGCTGGGGGTGGCGTTGGGGCTCAGCAACCTGGCGTAG
- the thpR gene encoding RNA 2',3'-cyclic phosphodiesterase, whose protein sequence is MPRLFFAVEVPPAQAARLLSTLPSTSGLRPVPAEQVHLTLQFLGECGVPEAQMNAALDGLAVPAFTLQAAGTGRFRSGQGAVLWAGLAPGPGLDALRALHAAVGQALAQATGIEPERRRYHPHLTLARCRPTVPEAVLRAWLDQQRMLASDPWPVQRLVLFESRLGPQGAEHLVRQAWPLARPAATPGC, encoded by the coding sequence ATGCCGCGCCTGTTTTTTGCCGTGGAAGTCCCGCCCGCGCAGGCGGCGCGGCTACTGTCGACCCTGCCGTCGACGAGCGGCCTGCGCCCGGTGCCGGCCGAGCAGGTCCATCTCACGCTGCAATTCCTGGGCGAATGCGGCGTACCCGAGGCGCAGATGAACGCGGCGCTCGACGGACTCGCGGTGCCGGCCTTTACGCTGCAGGCTGCGGGCACTGGCCGCTTCCGCAGCGGCCAGGGGGCCGTACTGTGGGCTGGTCTCGCGCCGGGTCCCGGGCTGGACGCGCTGCGTGCGCTGCACGCCGCGGTGGGGCAGGCGCTGGCGCAGGCCACCGGGATCGAACCGGAACGCCGCCGCTACCATCCACACCTGACCCTGGCACGCTGCCGCCCGACGGTGCCGGAGGCCGTGTTGCGCGCCTGGCTCGATCAACAGCGCATGCTCGCCAGCGACCCCTGGCCGGTGCAGCGGCTGGTGCTGTTCGAGAGCCGACTGGGACCGCAGGGCGCGGAGCATCTCGTGCGGCAGGCGTGGCCCCTGGCCCGGCCCGCCGCTACGCCAGGTTGCTGA
- a CDS encoding methylated-DNA--[protein]-cysteine S-methyltransferase: MSSYRQIDSPLGTMLLRAEGTYLTGVFFAGQKYYPANMAGATGDASPQEAAVLERAAQELAEYFAGNRDAFTVPVRFAGSPFQQRVWQALQAIPCGATASYGELARALGLPPTHARAVGGAVGRNPLSVVVPCHRVLGTAGALTGYAGGIERKRALLRREGAGPAGG, from the coding sequence ATGAGCAGCTATCGCCAGATCGACAGCCCCCTGGGCACCATGCTGCTGCGCGCGGAAGGGACGTACCTGACCGGCGTCTTTTTCGCGGGGCAGAAGTACTACCCCGCCAACATGGCCGGGGCCACCGGTGACGCGTCGCCGCAGGAAGCGGCGGTGCTCGAGCGCGCCGCGCAGGAGCTGGCCGAATACTTCGCCGGCAATCGCGACGCCTTTACGGTGCCGGTACGCTTCGCGGGCAGCCCGTTCCAGCAGCGCGTCTGGCAGGCGCTGCAGGCCATCCCATGTGGCGCGACGGCGTCCTACGGCGAACTCGCCCGCGCCCTGGGACTGCCGCCGACGCACGCGCGCGCGGTCGGCGGCGCGGTGGGGCGCAACCCGCTGTCGGTGGTCGTGCCCTGCCATCGCGTGCTCGGCACCGCCGGCGCGCTGACCGGCTACGCCGGCGGCATCGAGCGCAAGCGCGCGCTGCTGCGGCGCGAGGGCGCCGGCCCCGCGGGCGGCTGA
- a CDS encoding AlkA N-terminal domain-containing protein yields MNLDPDTCYKAVASHDRRFDGRFFVGVSSTGVYCRPVCAVRTPRRENCTFYESAAAAEKHGFRPCLRCRPELAPGHGLADISGRLAQAAATLIDEGFMAEGSVTGLAARIGVTERHLRRLFDAQFGVSVLEYAQTQRLLLAKRLLADTALPVTEVALAAGFGSVRRFNDVLKTRYGLTPLALRRRATDGVGDRLVFELGYRPPLAWEALLGFLATRAVDGIEEIRDGAYARTLRVEAGGTVYAGWVRIEHGPRRMVLRVTLSASLARAIPQALGKVRRLCDLGCRPDVVDRHLGELAQAMPGMRLPGSVDGFEIAVRAVVGQVIPVVHARRILAAMAQRVASAEALPEALPGSLRFLFPSAAAIVAMPLQELRDAGVPAGKARTLQALAQCVADGTLALDAHAPPEATVAALRAIDGIGDWTAQYVAMRALGWPDAFPGTDYALRKVLGVDTVRAMQVRTAQWAPWRAYAAVHLWHRYETMKDAPAAPVAREPETMT; encoded by the coding sequence ATGAACCTCGATCCCGATACCTGCTACAAGGCCGTGGCGTCGCATGACCGCCGCTTCGACGGGCGCTTCTTCGTAGGCGTGTCCTCGACCGGTGTGTACTGCCGGCCGGTGTGCGCGGTACGCACCCCCAGGCGCGAGAACTGCACCTTCTATGAAAGTGCCGCCGCCGCCGAGAAGCACGGCTTCCGTCCCTGCCTGCGCTGCCGCCCCGAACTTGCGCCGGGCCACGGGCTGGCCGATATCTCGGGCCGGCTCGCGCAGGCCGCTGCCACGCTGATCGACGAAGGCTTCATGGCCGAAGGCAGCGTCACCGGGCTGGCCGCGCGCATCGGCGTGACCGAGCGGCATTTGCGGCGCCTGTTCGATGCGCAGTTCGGCGTCTCGGTGCTGGAATATGCGCAGACGCAGCGGCTGCTGCTGGCCAAGCGCCTGCTGGCCGACACTGCGCTGCCGGTGACCGAGGTGGCGCTGGCGGCGGGCTTCGGCAGCGTGCGCCGCTTCAACGATGTGCTGAAGACGCGCTACGGCCTGACCCCGCTCGCGCTGCGCCGGCGCGCCACCGATGGCGTGGGCGACCGGCTGGTGTTCGAACTGGGCTACCGGCCGCCGCTGGCGTGGGAGGCGCTGCTGGGCTTCCTGGCCACGCGCGCGGTGGATGGCATCGAAGAGATCCGCGACGGCGCCTATGCGCGCACGCTGCGCGTGGAGGCGGGCGGCACCGTGTATGCGGGCTGGGTTCGCATCGAGCATGGGCCGCGCCGCATGGTGTTGCGCGTGACCCTGTCGGCATCGCTGGCGCGTGCGATCCCGCAGGCGCTGGGCAAGGTGCGCAGGCTGTGCGACCTGGGCTGCCGTCCCGATGTGGTCGACCGGCACCTCGGCGAGCTTGCGCAGGCCATGCCGGGCATGCGGCTGCCGGGCAGTGTCGACGGGTTTGAGATTGCCGTGCGTGCGGTGGTGGGGCAGGTCATCCCGGTCGTGCATGCGCGCCGCATCCTGGCCGCAATGGCACAGCGCGTGGCGTCGGCGGAAGCGCTGCCCGAGGCACTGCCCGGCAGTTTGCGCTTCCTGTTCCCGAGTGCCGCCGCCATCGTCGCCATGCCGCTGCAGGAGCTGCGCGACGCCGGCGTGCCGGCGGGCAAGGCACGCACGCTGCAGGCGCTGGCGCAATGCGTGGCCGACGGCACGCTCGCGCTTGACGCGCATGCGCCGCCGGAAGCGACCGTCGCGGCGCTGCGCGCCATCGACGGCATCGGCGACTGGACCGCGCAGTACGTCGCCATGCGCGCGCTCGGCTGGCCCGACGCCTTTCCCGGCACCGACTACGCGCTGCGCAAGGTGCTGGGCGTCGACACCGTCCGCGCGATGCAGGTGCGCACCGCGCAGTGGGCGCCGTGGCGCGCCTATGCGGCAGTCCACCTGTGGCATCGCTATGAGACCATGAAGGACGCGCCCGCCGCGCCCGTCGCGCGCGAACCGGAGACCATGACATGA
- a CDS encoding M16 family metallopeptidase, with protein MRRFALHLSMLASLAPLPAPAQPVQPVPAASPSLVRQVATVEGITEYRLPNGLRIVLAPDAGKPTTTVNITYLVGSRHENYGETGMAHLLEHLLFKGTPSLPGKAIPTEFARRGMSVNGTTAQDRTNYFGTFAASDENLDWALRMEADRMVNSVLSKADLDSEMTVVRNEMEMGENSPSRMLMQQTMSAAYRWHNYGKAPIGARSDVENVSIDNLRAFYRRYYQPDNAVLVVAGKFDPAATLARIERYFGPIPRPTRVLPPEHTVEPPQEGARELVIMRPGDNSLVAAQYHVSPGAHPDTTALSMLTIILGDTPGGRLYKALVERGQAASIGTAFYSMKDPGTLLVMAETSRDQSLAAARAGLITQVEGFAEAPVTEAELERARVRMRNAYDHYMSDPGALGIALSEAIAKGDWRLFFLNRDRIETTTLADVQRVAQNYLQSSNRTVGLFVPSAQPSRVQVPAKPDVAAMVNGYQGKPALAAVAPFDPSPANIEAHTTRQTLANGMQLALLPKPARGEVVHGVLVLRMGDVQSLQGLTTVGTLTASMLRRGAGGLDRQQIADRIESLRARASIGGSSERVTISFETRRAQLPELLALLREILRAPDFPEAEFETLRKTSIADIESIQSQPGVMASNALGRHGDPYPVGDPRHARSIAENIADLRAATLAQVRDFHARFYGAGHAQLSLVGDFDAPAAAAQAAQLFGDWTAAQPYAHVDRPFVPIPPAEFMLPAPGKANAVYVAAAPIDLTSDSPDYALMMIANRVLGGASLRSRLADRLRQQEGLSYGASSWVQVGALDRAGRFGLQAQYAPQNLARLQHAVADELERFTRDGITAPELAEAVSGLLQQGTVSRSNDAALAGTLANQLYLGRTMAFTAELETRLRAATRESVNAAIRRYMQAGGLSRVYAGDFSGAPAAQPTQARDAARGSQAGASANTEAAGATPAAQP; from the coding sequence ATGCGCCGTTTTGCCCTGCACCTGTCGATGCTTGCCTCGCTGGCCCCGCTGCCTGCGCCGGCGCAACCCGTGCAGCCGGTGCCTGCGGCATCGCCTTCGCTGGTGCGGCAGGTCGCCACCGTGGAGGGCATCACCGAATACCGCCTCCCCAACGGCCTGCGCATCGTACTGGCGCCGGACGCGGGCAAGCCCACCACCACGGTCAACATCACCTACCTCGTGGGCAGCCGCCACGAGAACTACGGCGAGACCGGCATGGCCCACCTGCTCGAGCACCTGCTGTTCAAGGGCACGCCGTCGCTGCCGGGCAAGGCCATCCCGACCGAATTCGCGCGGCGCGGCATGAGCGTCAACGGCACCACCGCGCAGGACCGTACCAACTACTTTGGCACCTTTGCCGCCAGCGACGAAAACCTCGACTGGGCGCTGCGCATGGAAGCGGACCGCATGGTCAACAGCGTGCTGTCCAAGGCCGATCTCGACAGCGAGATGACCGTGGTGCGCAACGAGATGGAAATGGGCGAAAACAGCCCGTCGCGCATGCTGATGCAGCAGACCATGTCCGCCGCGTACCGCTGGCACAACTATGGCAAGGCGCCGATCGGTGCGCGCAGCGATGTCGAGAACGTCAGCATCGACAACCTGCGCGCGTTCTACCGGCGCTACTACCAGCCCGACAACGCGGTGCTGGTGGTGGCGGGCAAGTTCGATCCCGCCGCCACGCTGGCGCGCATCGAGCGCTACTTCGGCCCGATTCCACGCCCCACGCGCGTGCTGCCGCCGGAGCACACCGTCGAACCGCCTCAGGAAGGCGCGCGCGAACTGGTCATCATGCGGCCTGGCGACAACAGCCTGGTGGCTGCGCAATACCATGTCAGCCCCGGCGCGCATCCGGACACTACCGCCTTGTCGATGCTGACCATCATCCTCGGCGACACGCCCGGCGGGCGCCTGTACAAGGCGCTGGTCGAGCGCGGCCAGGCCGCTTCGATCGGCACCGCGTTCTATTCGATGAAGGATCCCGGCACGCTGCTGGTCATGGCGGAAACCTCCAGGGACCAGTCGCTTGCGGCCGCGCGCGCAGGCCTGATCACACAGGTGGAAGGCTTTGCCGAGGCCCCCGTGACCGAAGCCGAACTGGAACGCGCGCGCGTGCGCATGCGCAATGCCTACGACCACTACATGAGCGATCCGGGCGCGCTTGGCATCGCCTTGTCCGAGGCCATCGCCAAGGGCGACTGGCGGCTGTTCTTCCTGAACCGCGACCGCATCGAGACCACCACGCTGGCGGACGTGCAGCGCGTGGCGCAGAACTACCTGCAGTCGTCGAATCGCACCGTGGGCCTGTTCGTGCCGTCCGCGCAGCCCAGCCGCGTGCAGGTACCCGCCAAGCCGGATGTCGCCGCGATGGTCAACGGCTACCAGGGCAAGCCCGCGCTGGCCGCGGTCGCGCCGTTCGACCCCAGCCCCGCCAATATCGAGGCGCACACCACGCGCCAGACGCTGGCCAACGGCATGCAGCTGGCCCTGCTGCCCAAGCCGGCGCGCGGAGAGGTGGTGCACGGCGTGCTGGTGCTGCGCATGGGCGACGTGCAGAGCCTGCAGGGACTGACTACGGTCGGGACGCTGACCGCGTCGATGCTGCGGCGCGGCGCCGGCGGCCTGGACCGCCAGCAGATCGCCGACCGCATCGAGTCGCTGCGCGCGCGCGCCAGCATCGGCGGCAGTTCCGAGCGCGTGACCATCAGCTTCGAGACGCGCCGGGCCCAGTTGCCCGAGCTGCTGGCACTGCTGCGCGAGATCCTGCGCGCGCCTGACTTCCCTGAAGCCGAATTCGAGACGCTGCGAAAGACCAGCATCGCTGATATCGAAAGCATCCAGAGCCAGCCGGGCGTGATGGCGTCGAATGCGCTCGGCCGCCACGGCGACCCCTATCCGGTGGGCGATCCGCGCCACGCGCGCAGCATTGCCGAGAATATCGCCGACCTGCGCGCGGCCACGCTGGCGCAGGTGCGGGATTTCCATGCGCGTTTCTATGGCGCGGGCCATGCGCAGCTGAGCCTGGTCGGCGACTTCGACGCGCCGGCCGCTGCGGCGCAGGCCGCGCAGCTGTTCGGCGACTGGACCGCGGCGCAGCCGTATGCACACGTCGACCGGCCATTCGTGCCGATTCCGCCGGCCGAGTTCATGCTGCCCGCGCCGGGCAAGGCCAATGCCGTCTACGTGGCCGCTGCGCCTATCGACCTGACCAGCGACTCGCCGGACTATGCGCTGATGATGATCGCCAACCGCGTGCTGGGCGGCGCCAGCCTGCGCAGCCGGCTGGCCGACCGCCTGCGCCAGCAGGAAGGGTTGAGCTACGGCGCCAGCAGCTGGGTACAGGTGGGCGCGCTCGACCGCGCCGGCCGTTTCGGGTTGCAGGCGCAATACGCACCGCAGAACCTCGCGCGCTTGCAGCACGCGGTCGCCGACGAGCTCGAGCGCTTTACGCGCGATGGCATCACCGCACCGGAACTGGCCGAAGCGGTCAGCGGCCTGCTGCAGCAGGGGACGGTCAGCCGCAGCAACGACGCGGCGCTGGCGGGTACGCTTGCCAACCAGCTCTACCTCGGCCGTACCATGGCCTTCACTGCGGAACTCGAAACGCGCTTGCGCGCGGCGACAAGGGAATCGGTCAATGCCGCCATCCGGCGCTATATGCAGGCGGGCGGCCTGTCCCGCGTCTATGCGGGCGACTTCAGTGGCGCGCCAGCCGCGCAGCCGACTCAAGCACGCGATGCGGCCCGAGGCAGCCAGGCAGGCGCCAGTGCGAACACCGAAGCCGCGGGCGCCACGCCGGCCGCGCAGCCCTGA
- a CDS encoding acyl-CoA dehydrogenase family protein has product MALDQESFALLRASVQRFIDERLKPAEDTLEETDDVPAEIVADMKEMGLFGISIPENYGGIGLSMSQECDVVYDLGHTAFAFRSVFGTNVGIGSQGILMDGTEEQKQSYLPRIASGELIISFALTEPNAGSDAASLQTKAELDGDHYVINGTKRFITNAPRAGAFTLMARTGGPGASGISSFIVPADTPGISLGKPDKKMGQRGTKTCDVVLENVRVPAANIIGGVPGVGFKTAMKVLDRGRLHISALACGMAHRLISDAVAYAKERKQFGKPIGDFQLIQAMLADSQAELYAGLSMVRDCAQRYDAKPAGKSDPEVSMLASCTKMFCTEMVGRVADRAVQIHGGAGYIAEYKAERFYRDVRLLRLYEGTTQIQQIIIAKQLLRD; this is encoded by the coding sequence ATGGCCCTTGACCAAGAATCCTTTGCCCTGCTGCGCGCCTCGGTGCAGCGCTTCATCGATGAACGCCTGAAGCCCGCCGAGGACACGCTGGAAGAGACCGACGACGTCCCGGCCGAGATCGTCGCGGACATGAAGGAGATGGGCCTGTTCGGCATCTCCATTCCCGAGAACTACGGCGGCATCGGCCTGTCGATGTCGCAGGAATGCGATGTGGTGTACGACCTCGGCCACACCGCCTTTGCCTTCCGCTCGGTGTTCGGCACCAACGTCGGCATCGGCTCGCAGGGCATCCTGATGGATGGCACCGAGGAGCAGAAGCAAAGCTACCTGCCGCGCATCGCCAGCGGCGAGCTGATCATCTCGTTTGCGCTGACCGAACCGAACGCCGGCTCCGACGCCGCCTCGCTGCAGACCAAGGCCGAGCTGGACGGCGACCACTACGTCATCAACGGCACCAAGCGCTTTATCACCAACGCACCGCGCGCCGGCGCCTTCACGCTGATGGCGCGTACCGGCGGTCCGGGCGCCTCGGGCATCTCGTCCTTTATCGTGCCGGCCGACACCCCGGGCATCTCGCTGGGCAAGCCGGACAAGAAGATGGGCCAGCGAGGCACCAAGACCTGCGACGTGGTGCTGGAAAACGTGCGCGTGCCGGCGGCCAACATCATCGGCGGCGTGCCGGGCGTGGGCTTCAAGACCGCGATGAAGGTGCTCGACCGCGGCCGCCTGCATATCTCGGCGCTGGCCTGCGGCATGGCGCATCGCCTGATCAGCGACGCGGTGGCCTATGCCAAGGAGCGCAAGCAGTTCGGCAAGCCCATCGGCGACTTCCAGCTGATCCAGGCCATGCTGGCCGACAGCCAGGCCGAGCTCTATGCCGGCCTGTCGATGGTGCGCGACTGCGCGCAGCGCTACGATGCCAAGCCCGCCGGCAAGAGCGATCCGGAAGTCAGCATGCTGGCCTCCTGCACCAAGATGTTCTGTACCGAGATGGTGGGCCGCGTGGCCGATCGCGCGGTGCAGATCCACGGTGGCGCCGGCTATATCGCCGAGTACAAGGCCGAGCGCTTCTACCGCGACGTGCGCCTGCTGCGCCTGTATGAAGGCACCACGCAGATCCAGCAGATCATCATCGCCAAGCAGCTGCTGCGCGACTGA